The Williamsoniiplasma somnilux genome includes a window with the following:
- the rbfA gene encoding 30S ribosome-binding factor RbfA produces MGNYKISARKESLILRELTLILSRELQNPILNSISISEVRLTHDQELAKIYYSFIVFTNSDITLEKVTEELEKHHKKIRRLLAAKVKMRAVPDLEFIYDTSLDNANKIEKILNDLKK; encoded by the coding sequence ATGGGGAATTACAAAATATCAGCTCGTAAAGAGTCGTTAATTCTAAGAGAGTTAACCTTGATTTTATCAAGAGAATTACAAAATCCAATTTTGAACTCGATTTCAATTAGTGAAGTTCGTTTAACTCATGATCAAGAATTAGCAAAAATTTATTATTCATTTATTGTTTTTACTAACTCTGATATCACTTTAGAAAAAGTGACTGAAGAATTAGAAAAACATCATAAAAAAATTCGTCGTTTGCTAGCAGCTAAAGTTAAAATGCGTGCTGTTCCAGATTTGGAATTTATTTACGATACTTCATTAGACAATGCAAATAAAATTGAAAAAATCTTAAATGATTTAAAAAAATAA